The Desulfurobacteriaceae bacterium genome segment TTGAGAGCTACTTCCATAGAGTTCTTTCTTATTTCCGGAAGTAGTTTATTAATGACCGCAAACACAAGCTCCACTATTAAATCACGCGAACTGCGTAAAGCTTTTTCATAAGAAGCTTGTGTCTCCTTAAGCTTCTCAGAAAGAGCAGAGATAACATTTCCAACTTCCTTTACAACCTCATCTCGTCCGGTCTTTATCCCTTTTTCAAATGCTATTCTTTCTCTTTCGGAAACTTCCTTTTGAAACCTCAACGTCAACTCTGCTATCTGTTTTTTTAGCATTTCGTTTTCTTTTGAAAGCTCTTCCAACTTCTTTGAAAGCGCCTGTTCCTCTTCTCTTTTTTTTAAAACCTCTGAGTCATCCCCCGAACCAAGAAGCCTAAACATCTCTATTTCCCTAAACAGGAACTTTTTTCTCTTTCAACTTGAAAACAAAGGCCAGAATCTCTGCAACAGCTTTGTAAAGTTCCTCCGGTATTTCCTCTCCGATATCAGCAAGCTGATAAAGAGAACGCGCTACTTCCGGCTTCTCAACTATAGGAACATCGTTCTCCGTTGCTACCTTAACAATTCTTTTGGCTACCTCATCCACTCCTTTAGCAACAACGTAAGGAGCATCCTTTTTTTCAGGTTCATATTTCAAAGCAACTGCATAATGGGTAGGGTTTGTAATCACTACGTCGGCTTTCGGAACCTCTTGCATCATTCTTCTCATTGCCAGCTCTCTCTGTCTTCTTCTGATAGCAGCCTTTACCTCTGGCCTTCCTTCCCGTTGCTTATACTCTTCCTTTACTTCTTGTTTTGTCATCATGAGTTTTTTCTCATAATCCCACTTCTGGTATGCAAAATCTAAAGCGGCTATTACTATATAAAGTAAAACTGCATAAAAGAGCAATTTCATGCATTCCTTAGCCAGAAAAGAAAGGATTAAAGCGGGTTCCGAATACACAGAGGATATAAACTCTGGAAAATCATGTTTCAGTATTAGGAAAACGACTATACCTACGACTCCTAACTTTAAAATCCCTTTAAAGACCTCAAAAAGTGTCCGCAGAGAAAACAGCCTCTTTATTCCCTCTACGGGATTCAGCTTATTAAAGTCCGGCTTTAGGGGATAAAGCGTAAAGAGAAAACCAAACTGTCCAACATTTGTGGCTATTCCGATAATCATCAAGAGAAGCATAACCACTACACTAACTTTCAGATATACATAGAATGCCTCCTTCGTAACATCGGTAGGAAACAGATAAGGACTGTTCTCCATAAAATAGCGGTAGCTGTTTAAAAGAAGATTGGCAAAATAATTCCCAGCAAAATATAGAAGAAGAACAAAGAAGAGCATAATTCCAGCGGTGTTAACATCAGTACTCTTGGCTACTTGCCCATGTTCCCTCGCCTTTCGTCGCCGATATGGCGTCGCCTTTTCAGTCTTCTCTCCTGCACTTCCGTTGGACACTTAGAACTTCCCCGAAGGTTTAAAAGATTTTACCAAAATTCCCAGAAACTCCGCATTCTTTATAGACACCTCCTATGCGGTAAGGAGAAGACCAGTGAACTACTCTTCAGTGAACTACCTACGACTAAAGTCGTAGGCTTCTGAGGGAGTTTGGTAGGTTATCCCTACCCTTATCCCTCCGGGCGGGTTCACGCCACCCACTACTCCTATCCCCGCAAATCGCAGGGATTCGGAAATACCTTCGCTTAACTTGTAGATTCTTACCTCGACCACTTTTTTGAGTCCCGTTACAAGGTCAAACCATCTCTTCTTGAACTTCCTTAAAATGTTCCTCGCTCCGTTAACGTCTGCGTTGATGAGTCCTTTAATCGGTGATAGGAAAAGTCCCCTCTTTATCCTCCTTCCGTTACCCCTACTTTCCTTTTTAACTCCCGCTCTTCTATCACAGGAGTCGGTAACGGAAGTATAGCTCTCGTCTATCAGCTTAACTTCTATCCCTAACTCTTTAAGCTTGTATGTCAAGTATTCCGTTACCTTCCCGTGAGGTAACAGCTTGAACATCTGATTTACAAGGTCGGGTAGGTTATTTTTCTTGTTTTTTGACTCTTGAACTTTCCCTATCACCACCGTCTTAACGTTGTTTAAAACCGCAAGTTTTGTTATGAGACTGCTTACCTTGTGTGCATAGTCCCTCAAAAGGTTCTTAACATTTTTCCAAAGTTTATGGAGTTTCCTTTCTAACTGAATCGTCGGAAGTCCTTTGTTCTTAAGGTTGTCAAGTCTTTTTTGAAGGTTAAATATCTTCTTGAGCTTTTTCCTGAGAAGTGTTTTTAATCCTCTACCGTTTATGATGTAGGAAACTGGATTCCCTTCTACCACACAGGTTGCAAAGTTTGAAATCCCGTAGTCTATTGCTAATACTTTGTCTCCTTTGGTTTCAGCTCCTGGAATTTCTTTCTCATACACTACCACCAGCTTAAAACTTACGCAACCGTAGGACTTATACGGAACTACTTGAACGTTGAAAACTTTAAGGTTCTCTAAGTCCTTATACCCTGTCTCTATCCATAGGTATTCAGGAAAAAATCCAAATTTTTTAAGTATGTGTTCTTTTAAGCTCTTTGATAGTGAGAGTCTTATCCGGCTTCCTTCAATCCTGAATCCTGTTTTGTCCCATGTTACTACTCTATGAGGTGTTTCAGGATTTACGTAACTTGGCGGTTTGACGGTTTCTATTCCCTTCTTTTTGAATTTTTCAGGATTTTCTAAAAACTTGAAAAAGTTTTTCCATCCTCTTGACAGTTCGTCAAGGACTATCTGAGCAGAGCGCGACTGCAGGGAACGCAGGTGTAAGGATGCATCCTTGAGTTTGTTGTATAGGTCTCTATAGTCCGGTTTTGCTAATCCGTTCTTTACGAAATAGTTAGCTTGATTCCAAAGTTTCCCAGCGTGGTAGGTGAGATATCCGAGTATTACCTGCTGTTCTATACTTAAGTACTTTAGTTCAAAAACTATCGCTCTTTTTACTTTCCTTGACATTCCTCTATGTATCTCCTAATCGTTTCAGCAGATACATTTCCAGTAGTCCCAACGTAATAGGATGGTGTCCAAAGGTGTCCACCCCAGAGCTTCTTTTTAAGCTCTGGAAACTCTTTAAATAGCTTCCTTGCTGTTATTCCTTTGAACAGTTTTACAAGAGTAGCTGGAGCAAACTTTGGATGAGCAGAAACGAAAAGGTGAACGTGGTCGGGCATTATTTCAAGTGCAAGTATCTCAAAAGCATATTTATTCGCTATCTCATGAATTAGGGTTTCCAG includes the following:
- a CDS encoding FliH/SctL family protein — encoded protein: MFRLLGSGDDSEVLKKREEEQALSKKLEELSKENEMLKKQIAELTLRFQKEVSERERIAFEKGIKTGRDEVVKEVGNVISALSEKLKETQASYEKALRSSRDLIVELVFAVINKLLPEIRKNSMEVALNSLKEIVSSFLTSSSGVKLVYLSPEDYKKFENLLNSHPELKRLERNFQLVFEEDPELSPGDVVVKTESIDIDGRLRTKLEELKKYLLENMNV
- the flhB gene encoding flagellar biosynthesis protein FlhB is translated as MSNGSAGEKTEKATPYRRRKAREHGQVAKSTDVNTAGIMLFFVLLLYFAGNYFANLLLNSYRYFMENSPYLFPTDVTKEAFYVYLKVSVVVMLLLMIIGIATNVGQFGFLFTLYPLKPDFNKLNPVEGIKRLFSLRTLFEVFKGILKLGVVGIVVFLILKHDFPEFISSVYSEPALILSFLAKECMKLLFYAVLLYIVIAALDFAYQKWDYEKKLMMTKQEVKEEYKQREGRPEVKAAIRRRQRELAMRRMMQEVPKADVVITNPTHYAVALKYEPEKKDAPYVVAKGVDEVAKRIVKVATENDVPIVEKPEVARSLYQLADIGEEIPEELYKAVAEILAFVFKLKEKKVPV
- a CDS encoding transposase, giving the protein MSRKVKRAIVFELKYLSIEQQVILGYLTYHAGKLWNQANYFVKNGLAKPDYRDLYNKLKDASLHLRSLQSRSAQIVLDELSRGWKNFFKFLENPEKFKKKGIETVKPPSYVNPETPHRVVTWDKTGFRIEGSRIRLSLSKSLKEHILKKFGFFPEYLWIETGYKDLENLKVFNVQVVPYKSYGCVSFKLVVVYEKEIPGAETKGDKVLAIDYGISNFATCVVEGNPVSYIINGRGLKTLLRKKLKKIFNLQKRLDNLKNKGLPTIQLERKLHKLWKNVKNLLRDYAHKVSSLITKLAVLNNVKTVVIGKVQESKNKKNNLPDLVNQMFKLLPHGKVTEYLTYKLKELGIEVKLIDESYTSVTDSCDRRAGVKKESRGNGRRIKRGLFLSPIKGLINADVNGARNILRKFKKRWFDLVTGLKKVVEVRIYKLSEGISESLRFAGIGVVGGVNPPGGIRVGITYQTPSEAYDFSRR
- the tnpA gene encoding IS200/IS605 family transposase, producing the protein MVKAKCTKGCVYHTAYHIVWIPKYRKSILVGKVAERLETLIHEIANKYAFEILALEIMPDHVHLFVSAHPKFAPATLVKLFKGITARKLFKEFPELKKKLWGGHLWTPSYYVGTTGNVSAETIRRYIEECQGK